One window of Aquipuribacter hungaricus genomic DNA carries:
- a CDS encoding LamG-like jellyroll fold domain-containing protein produces MPRPPTAGPRPRRRPAPRTAALATAVALVLGGLVSGAGPATAAAPAYEKKVPPLATRWTAEVGPANALPEYPRPQLTRERWQNLNGVWQLREPSRFGDGLPFGEDLEERVLVPYPVESALSGIQRSMDRMWYRRTFEVPAGWGVGTRATQQRLVLHFGAVDYDATVYVNGRRATGHRGGYDKFSVDVTDLLTRSGPQELVVGVEDLTDQTWQPVGKQRERGDGGIFYQGSSGIWQTVWMEPRPAAAVESVDLVPDVDTSSVAVTVQVPGASRQRVDVVATERGTGRVVGRVTGAPNVPLTLPMPGAGFWTPDTPTLYDLRVRVLDRTRVVDSVGSYVGLREIAIAPGEDGRNRITLNGEVLFHNATLDQGFWPDGLSTAPTDEALRSDLELHKELGFNTVRKHIKVEPDRWYHHADELGLMVWQDMPSMRTGGRPPVAAQQQFEAELDEMVREKKSWTSIVAWVPMNEGWGEWSREETGRLADEVKAQDPTRLVDAHSGVNCCDSLGDSGRGDIVDFHQYVGPASPQPDATRAAVDGEHGGLGLKTGAEHEWFKDGRSFAYELTTSSEQLTDRYVQVARDLQSLASSCALSGSIYTQLTDVEAEVNGFVTYDREVEKMDFARVRAVNEEVTASADGTGGPRPDPGPGTPGLEGVGSWPADEGTGDVAEDVVGDADLSLRGGATWSPGRTGAGLQLDGTDDWAETAGPVVDTTGSFSVAAWVKLDREGFFTTAVAQDGPVRSAFFLQKTGPENRFAFSTASQRALGTEAPVVGRWYHLVGTRDVSTGEYVLYVDGQRQGSFTSCAAGDVSDGPLTVGRAKFDGRAVDPWPGALDQVHAYDRALGAAEVAELFASGR; encoded by the coding sequence ATGCCCCGTCCCCCCACCGCCGGACCACGTCCCCGGCGCCGGCCCGCACCCCGGACCGCCGCGCTCGCCACGGCCGTCGCGCTCGTGCTCGGCGGCCTCGTCTCCGGTGCCGGCCCCGCCACGGCGGCGGCGCCGGCGTACGAGAAGAAGGTCCCGCCGCTGGCGACCCGCTGGACAGCCGAGGTCGGCCCCGCGAACGCGCTGCCGGAGTACCCGCGGCCGCAGCTCACCCGCGAGCGCTGGCAGAACCTCAACGGCGTCTGGCAGCTCCGCGAGCCCTCCCGCTTCGGCGACGGCCTGCCGTTCGGCGAGGACCTCGAGGAGCGCGTCCTCGTGCCCTACCCGGTCGAGTCGGCGCTGTCCGGCATCCAGCGGTCGATGGACCGGATGTGGTACCGGCGCACCTTCGAGGTCCCCGCGGGCTGGGGGGTCGGCACCCGCGCCACCCAGCAGCGCCTCGTCCTGCACTTCGGGGCGGTCGACTACGACGCCACCGTCTACGTCAACGGCCGTCGTGCCACGGGGCACCGCGGCGGCTACGACAAGTTCTCCGTCGACGTCACCGACCTGCTCACCCGCAGCGGCCCGCAGGAGCTCGTCGTCGGCGTCGAGGACCTCACCGACCAGACCTGGCAGCCCGTGGGCAAGCAGCGCGAGCGCGGTGACGGCGGGATCTTCTACCAGGGCAGCTCGGGCATCTGGCAGACGGTGTGGATGGAGCCGCGACCCGCGGCGGCCGTCGAGAGCGTCGACCTGGTCCCCGACGTCGACACCTCGTCCGTCGCGGTGACGGTGCAGGTCCCCGGCGCCTCGCGGCAGCGCGTCGACGTCGTCGCCACCGAGCGCGGCACCGGCCGGGTGGTGGGCCGGGTCACCGGCGCCCCGAACGTCCCGCTCACGCTCCCCATGCCGGGCGCGGGCTTCTGGACCCCCGACACCCCGACCCTCTACGACCTCCGGGTCCGCGTGCTGGACCGCACCAGGGTCGTCGACAGCGTCGGCTCCTACGTCGGCCTGCGCGAGATCGCGATCGCCCCCGGCGAGGACGGCAGGAACCGGATCACGCTCAACGGCGAGGTCCTGTTCCACAACGCGACGCTCGACCAGGGCTTCTGGCCCGACGGGCTCAGCACCGCGCCGACCGACGAGGCGCTGCGGTCGGACCTGGAGCTGCACAAGGAGCTCGGCTTCAACACCGTGCGCAAGCACATCAAGGTGGAGCCGGACCGCTGGTACCACCACGCCGACGAGCTCGGCCTCATGGTCTGGCAGGACATGCCGTCCATGAGGACAGGAGGCCGCCCCCCGGTCGCCGCGCAGCAGCAGTTCGAGGCCGAGCTCGACGAGATGGTCCGCGAGAAGAAGAGCTGGACCTCGATCGTCGCCTGGGTGCCGATGAACGAGGGCTGGGGCGAGTGGTCCCGCGAGGAGACCGGCCGCCTGGCCGACGAGGTGAAGGCCCAGGACCCGACCCGGCTCGTCGACGCCCACTCCGGGGTCAACTGCTGCGACTCCCTCGGCGACTCCGGCCGCGGCGACATCGTCGACTTCCACCAGTACGTCGGTCCCGCCTCGCCGCAGCCGGACGCCACCCGGGCGGCCGTCGACGGCGAGCACGGCGGCCTGGGCCTCAAGACCGGCGCGGAGCACGAGTGGTTCAAGGACGGCCGCTCGTTCGCCTACGAGCTGACCACCAGCAGCGAGCAGCTGACGGACCGGTACGTCCAGGTCGCCCGCGACCTGCAGTCCCTCGCCAGCAGCTGCGCGCTGTCCGGGAGCATCTACACCCAGCTGACGGACGTCGAGGCCGAGGTCAACGGCTTCGTCACCTACGACCGCGAGGTCGAGAAGATGGACTTCGCGCGGGTCCGGGCCGTCAACGAGGAGGTCACCGCCTCCGCCGACGGCACGGGCGGGCCCCGGCCGGACCCGGGGCCGGGGACACCGGGCCTGGAGGGCGTCGGCTCCTGGCCGGCGGACGAGGGCACCGGGGACGTGGCCGAGGACGTGGTCGGGGACGCCGACCTGTCGCTGCGCGGCGGGGCCACCTGGTCGCCCGGGCGGACCGGTGCGGGCCTGCAGCTGGACGGCACCGACGACTGGGCGGAGACCGCCGGGCCGGTCGTCGACACCACGGGCAGCTTCTCCGTCGCCGCCTGGGTGAAGCTGGACCGCGAGGGCTTCTTCACGACCGCGGTGGCGCAGGACGGCCCCGTCCGCTCGGCGTTCTTCCTGCAGAAGACCGGACCCGAGAACCGCTTCGCGTTCAGCACCGCCTCGCAGCGGGCGCTGGGCACGGAGGCGCCGGTGGTCGGGCGCTGGTACCACCTGGTCGGCACGCGCGACGTCTCCACCGGGGAGTACGTGCTCTATGTCGACGGGCAGCGCCAGGGGTCGTTCACCTCGTGCGCCGCCGGCGACGTCTCGGACGGCCCGCTGACCGTGGGGCGGGCGAAGTTCGACGGCCGGGCCGTGGACCCGTGGCCCGGCGCGCTCGACCAGGTGCACGCCTACGACCGCGCCCTGGGTGCCGCCGAGGTGGCGGAGCTCTTCGCCTCGGGCCGCTGA
- a CDS encoding DUF6789 family protein: MPSPPPRTPRTVTDLVTDAAAGAAAGALATVPMSGLMLLAQRLGLMGVQPPRRITDAALGTVGARPSERARRALTALDHLAFGAGAGAVFAVLQRAVPRAVPRPLLGAAHGLLVWAVSYAGWVAAAGIMPPAHRDRTDRQTAMVAAHLVYGSVLGAATARLLRPHAPTPHAPTTGPRPVP, from the coding sequence ATGCCCTCCCCGCCGCCACGGACCCCGCGCACGGTCACGGACCTGGTCACGGACGCTGCGGCCGGCGCCGCCGCGGGGGCCCTGGCGACCGTGCCCATGAGCGGGCTCATGCTGCTGGCCCAGCGCCTCGGCCTCATGGGGGTGCAGCCGCCGAGACGGATCACCGACGCTGCCCTGGGCACCGTCGGCGCACGGCCGTCCGAGCGGGCGCGACGGGCCCTGACGGCGCTGGACCACCTGGCCTTCGGTGCCGGTGCCGGTGCGGTGTTCGCCGTGCTCCAGCGGGCGGTCCCCCGGGCCGTGCCGCGGCCGCTGCTGGGTGCCGCCCACGGGCTGCTGGTCTGGGCCGTCTCCTACGCCGGCTGGGTCGCGGCCGCCGGCATCATGCCGCCGGCCCACCGCGACCGGACGGACCGGCAGACCGCGATGGTCGCCGCCCACCTGGTCTACGGCTCGGTCCTCGGTGCGGCCACCGCCCGCCTGCTGCGCCCGCACGCGCCGACCCCGCACGCGCCGACCACGGGGCCGCGGCCGGTACCGTAG
- a CDS encoding APC family permease: MSSDTTDASTSPPTEGLTRSITGRLLFFYVLGDVLGSGVYVLIGLVAGAVGGAFWIAFAAGVALATITGLAYAELATKFPQAAGASLYVGKAFKNPALTFLVTICSLSAVFAASGSLATGFARYFGSVFGLVPTLLVTLVFIALLTLVNFVGITESVVVNLVMTIVEVTGLVVVVVIGILVVARGDTDFSVLTSFTAEGNPVFAVVAGVALAFFAMTGFENAANVAEETIDPSRNFPRALIGGMLAAGVIYVLVAVSAALVVPVATLAGADAALLEVVRADVLPGPVGVMLTIFAFIAMVAITNTTLVSVVTQSRILYGMARVDVVPAVFAKVHPTRRSPYVALLFSAVVVGVLLVLGDLVTRAGGADLVGRLATVTVVFLLFIYALVIVSALRLRNEVGSGDSYRANTALLCVGVVGNAVLLVYVVVDDPGSLWWVAGLLALGAVLYLAQRVVAGRRTATLSTDRRS, from the coding sequence ATGTCCAGCGACACGACGGATGCGAGCACGAGCCCCCCGACCGAGGGGCTGACCCGGTCCATCACCGGTCGGCTGCTGTTCTTCTACGTCCTGGGCGACGTGCTGGGGTCCGGCGTGTACGTCCTCATCGGCCTCGTGGCGGGCGCGGTCGGGGGCGCGTTCTGGATCGCGTTCGCCGCCGGCGTCGCGCTGGCCACGATCACCGGCCTCGCCTACGCGGAGCTGGCGACGAAGTTCCCGCAGGCCGCGGGCGCCTCGCTGTACGTCGGCAAGGCGTTCAAGAACCCGGCGCTCACCTTCCTGGTGACGATCTGCTCGCTGTCGGCGGTGTTCGCCGCCTCGGGCTCCCTGGCCACGGGCTTCGCGCGGTACTTCGGCTCGGTGTTCGGCCTCGTGCCGACCCTGCTCGTCACCCTGGTGTTCATCGCCCTGCTCACGCTGGTCAACTTCGTCGGCATCACCGAGTCCGTCGTCGTCAACCTCGTCATGACCATCGTCGAGGTGACCGGGCTCGTCGTCGTGGTCGTCATCGGCATCCTCGTCGTCGCCCGCGGCGACACCGACTTCTCGGTCCTCACGTCGTTCACCGCCGAGGGCAACCCGGTCTTCGCCGTGGTCGCGGGCGTCGCGCTCGCGTTCTTCGCCATGACGGGCTTCGAGAACGCGGCCAACGTCGCCGAGGAGACCATCGACCCGTCGCGGAACTTCCCGCGGGCCCTCATCGGCGGCATGCTCGCGGCCGGCGTCATCTATGTCCTCGTGGCCGTGTCCGCCGCCCTCGTCGTGCCGGTCGCCACGCTCGCGGGCGCCGACGCCGCGCTGCTGGAGGTCGTCCGCGCCGACGTCCTCCCGGGACCGGTCGGCGTGATGCTCACGATCTTCGCCTTCATCGCCATGGTGGCCATCACCAACACGACGCTGGTGTCCGTGGTCACCCAGTCCCGCATCCTCTACGGCATGGCGCGGGTGGACGTCGTGCCCGCGGTGTTCGCCAAGGTGCACCCCACCCGCCGCAGCCCCTACGTGGCGCTGCTGTTCAGCGCGGTCGTCGTCGGCGTGCTGCTCGTCCTCGGCGACCTGGTGACCCGGGCGGGCGGCGCCGACCTGGTCGGCCGGCTCGCCACGGTCACGGTGGTGTTCCTGCTCTTCATCTACGCCCTCGTCATCGTCTCGGCCCTACGGCTCCGCAACGAGGTCGGGTCCGGGGACTCCTACCGCGCCAACACCGCGCTGCTGTGCGTCGGCGTGGTCGGCAACGCCGTCCTGCTCGTCTACGTCGTCGTCGACGACCCCGGCTCGCTGTGGTGGGTGGCCGGCCTGCTGGCCCTCGGGGCCGTCCTGTACCTGGCCCAGCGCGTGGTCGCCGGCCGCCGCACGGCCACCCTCTCGACGGACCGGAGGTCCTGA